The following coding sequences lie in one Arachis hypogaea cultivar Tifrunner chromosome 9, arahy.Tifrunner.gnm2.J5K5, whole genome shotgun sequence genomic window:
- the LOC112710588 gene encoding galactinol synthase 1, whose translation MAPPELAQGSMKSGAAGITKQASVPSCAYVTFLAGNGDYVKGVVGLAKGLRKVKSAYPLVVAVLPDVPEEHRRILESQGCIVRQIEPLYPPENHTQFAMAYYVINYSKLRIWEFMEYKKMIYLDGDIQVYENIDELFDVPDGNLYAVMDCFCEKTWSHTPQYKIGYCQQCPEKVKWPIEELGQPPSLYFNAGMFVFEPSIQTYHHLLATLQVTTPTPFAEQDFLNMYFRNIYKPIPLDYNLVLAMLWRHPQNVDLQKVKVVHYCAAGSKPWRYTGKEENMQREDIKKLVQKWWDIYNDSSLDYKKPDVDPFVGALSEAAHQLHYIAAPSAA comes from the exons ATGGCTCCCCCAGAACTAGCTCAGGGCAGTATGAAATCCGGTGCGGCAGGGATCACGAAACAGGCGAGTGTTCCTAGTTGTGCGTACGTGACGTTCCTGGCAGGGAACGGTGATTACGTGAAAGGTGTGGTGGGTTTGGCAAAAgggttgaggaaggtgaagaGTGCGTACCCATTGGTGGTCGCTGTTCTACCAGATGTACCAGAAGAGCACCGTAGGATATTGGAGTCTCAAGGATGCATTGTTCGTCAGATCGAACCTCTTTATCCACCTGAGAACCACACACAGTTTGCCATGGCCTACTACGTCATCAACTACTCCAAACTACGTATTTGGGAG TTTATGGAATACAAGAAGATGATTTACTTGGACGGAGACATTCAAGTTTACGAAAACATTGATGAGCTGTTTGATGTTCCTGATGGAAACTTGTACGCTGTGATGGACTGCTTCTGTGAGAAGACATGGAGCCACACACCGCAATACAAGATCGGTTACTGTCAACAGTGCCCTGAGAAAGTGAAGTGGCCAATTGAGGAGTTGGGCCAACCACCTTCCCTTTACTTCAACGCTGGCATGTTTGTGTTTGAACCTAGCATTCAAACCTACCATCACTTGCTCGCAACACTTCAAGTCACCACGCCTACCCCGTTTGCGGAGCAGGATTTTCTTAATATGTATTTCAGGAACATTTATAAGCCAATTCCTTTGGACTACAACCTTGTCCTTGCTATGCTCTGGCGTCACCCTCAGAATGTGGACCTTCAAAAAGTTAAGGTTGTCCACTATTGTGCTGCG GGATCAAAGCCATGGAGGTACAcaggaaaagaagagaatatgcagagagaggacataaagaagctgGTACAGAAGTGGTGGGATATATATAATGACTCTTCGCTTGACTACAAGAAGCCAGATGTGGACCCCTTTGTTGGGGCTTTATCGGAGGCAGCTCATCAACTTCACTATATAGCTGCACCCTCTGCAGCTTAA
- the LOC112708965 gene encoding uncharacterized protein, with the protein MSSKTSVDMLWHKRGTNSDGSLRHPRDSEGWKAFDRRYTNFSGDPRNVRLALASDGFNPYGNLSSKYSIWPVILIPYNLPPWICMKQTNFILSMIILGPKMPGNDIDVYLQPLIDELKELWAGVDTYDASEKKMFKMRAALMWTISNFPGLGNLSGWNTYGGRACPTCNLDAEAMRLTFSQKWCYMGHRRFLNRDHKYRQDRSRFDGKVDDRSPPTKLTGKDVLRQLEGVPVSQGKVQVVGGKRRHGQQTVVQDESPWKKRSVFFDLPYWENNELRHNLDVMHIEKNVCDNIVFTMLNESGKSKDHLKAGKDLQLMGIRHDMWPVEGGKYPVTVFAMQNPEKNVFLRTIKNVVFPDGYSSNISRCVDLKQRKLFGLKSHDCHILMEHLLPIASKHVLPTPVSAILAELSAFFRIICSKSIDPQQLPLLQDRVVHTLCHMEMIFPPSFFTVMVHLTVHLVEEVRLGGPVHYREYRAITKRKLRSRTRSPSQIDSVVHREFANWFRHKVPFGSTNHSNELQWLACGPLAQAKRYPAYNVNGFKFRTMSREEGMKTQNSGVYVTSDTRSYASKRDANVAVGGVSYYGKLVDIIELNYSGQFNVVLFKCIWADTTSSRGIRQDVLGHTCVNFATPIYTDDREDDEPYILASEARLVFYVEDEVESEWSVVVHVKPRDLFDMDEDYEYCEVDLNPQACMTSLPEFDVEGLRLTRDGDLEESTGERVEDCDEAANS; encoded by the exons ATGTCCAGCAAGACATCCGTTGACATGTTGTGGCACAAGAGAGGAACCAACTCTGACGGTTCCTTGAGGCATCCCAGGGACAGCGAGGGTTGGAAAGCATTTGACAGGAGATATACTAACTTTTCTGGTGATCCGCGCAATGTTCGCTTAGCCCTGGCTAGTGATGGCTTCAATCCTTATGGAAATCTCAGTTCAAAGTATTCAATATGGCCAGTGATTCTTATTCCGTACAACCTACCCCCATGGATTTGCATGAAACAAACCAACTTTATTCTCTCTATGATTATTCTCGGTCCTAAAATGCCTGGCAATGACATAGATGTCTACCTACAGCCCCTGATCGATGAGCTGAAGGAGTTGTGGGCTGGTGTTGATACCTACGACGCCAGTGAGAAGAAAATGTTCAAGATGCGAGCTGCACTGATGTGGACTATCAGTAATTTTCCTGGCTTGGGCAACTTATCTGGCTGGAATACTTACGGCGGGAGAGCTTGCCCCACGTGCAATTTGGATGCCGAGGCTATGCGACTCACCTTCAGTCAGAAATGGTGTTATATGGGTCATCGTCGCTTCTTGAATCGCGATCACAAATATAGACAGGACCGGAGTAGATTTGATGGCAAGGTAGATgatagatccccacctaccaaatTGACTGGGAAGGATGTCTTGAGACAATTGGAGGGTGTTCCTGTCTCACAAGGCAAGGTGCAAGTGGTGGGTGGTAAAAGAAGGCACGGACAGCAGACCGTGGTGCAAGACGAGTCTCCCTGGAAAAAGAGGAGTGTATTCTTTGATTTGCCGTACTGGGAGAACAACGAGTTACGTCACAACCTTGATgtgatgcacatagagaagaatgtATGCGACAACATTGTTTTCACCATGTTGAACGAGAGCGGTAAGTCCAAAGACCACCTAAAAGCTGGAAAAGATCTCCAGTTGATGGGCATCCGACATGATATGTGGCCAGTTGAAGGTGGAAAGTATCCCGTTACAGTCTTTGCCATGCAGAATCCAGAGAAGAATGTCTTTCTTAGGACAATTAAGAATGTGGTCTTTCCAGACGGGTATTCTAGCAACATCTCTCGCTGCGTTGATTTAAAACAGCGAAAGTTATTCGGCTTGAAGAGTCATGACTGTCATATTCTAATGGAACATCTACTGCCAATTGCGTCAAAACACGTGTTACCCACCCCAGTGTCTGCCATCTTGGCTGAGTTATCAGCCTTTTTCCGAATAATATGCAGTAAATCCATAGATCCTCAACAACTTCCTCTCCTTCAGGATCGTGTAGTCCATACCTTGTGCCACATGGAGATGATATTTCCACCTTCCTTCTTCACAGTTATGGTTCATCTAACAGTGCATTTGGTCGAGGAGGTTCGTCTCGGTGGCCCAGTGCATTACCG TGAGTACAGAGCCATCACAAAGAGAAAACTGCGGAGTAGAACAAGGTCCCCGTCTCAAATAGATAGTGTTGTGCACAGAGAATTTGCCAATTGGTTCAGGCATAAG GTCCCATTTGGAAGCACCAATCATTCGAACGAGTTGCAGTGGCTCGCCTGCGGTCCCCTCGCTCAGGCCAAACGCTATCCAGCTTACAACGTCAATGGATTTAAATTTAGGACCATGTCGAGGGAGGAAGGGATGAAAACACAGAATAGCGGGGTTTATGTCACTTCGGATACTAGAAGTTATGCAAGTAAACGGGATGCCAATGTTGCTGTCGGCGGCGTCTCGTATTACGGGAAATTAGTAGACATCATCGAGCTAAATTACAGTGGTCAATTCAATGTAGTCTTATTCAAGTGTATTTGGGCAGACACCACGTCGAGCAGAGGTATCCGGCAAGACGTTCTGGGCCACACTTGTGTCAATTTTGCCACTCCGATTTACACCGATGATCGAGAAGACGATGAGCCGTATATATTGGCATCTGAGGCTCGTCTTGTGTTCTACGTAGAGGATGAGGTGGAGAGCGAATGGAGTGTAGTAGTCCACGTGAAGCCAAGAGATTTGTTTGACATGGACGAAGATTATGAATATTGTGAGGTCGACCTTAATCCACAGGCCTGTATGACTAGCTTGCCTGAATTTGATGTCGAAGGGTTGCGGTTGACAAGAGACGGTGATTTAGAGGAGTCCACTGGTGAAAGGGTTGAAGATTGTGACGAGGCTGCTAATTCCTAA